In Ooceraea biroi isolate clonal line C1 chromosome 1, Obir_v5.4, whole genome shotgun sequence, the genomic stretch ttattaattgcatgaAAACTGGAAAAGTAAAAATCATCCTGTATCctaattgaattttttgttAAACTTCCTTGTTGCAGGCTAGCTACAGCTGCCTGATATATTCCATTGTATTCGGAGATAATGTGATCACCATCtgcttttattaattcatataattgAACCAGGATAAACTGTATAtcgaaaatattcaataatattaaataatattcggaCAGATATGGAAaagaaagtattttaatttttcaatgctTCTCAAATTTACTTGCCTGGTTATACAGACGCATATTATATTGTTGGCCTAGACAACATTGTGCTATGTATGGTAGGGCTGCTCGAATAAAAACTTGTTGACTGTTACTCGAAAGAAGTCGCGCAACATGATAGATAATACTTGCCACAGAGATCGTACATCCTGGTCGTTTTTCAATGCTCTAAAAAGATGTATACTATGAGTCAAACTGGACATTCAAagattcctttttttaaagaaaattataaaattcagtCAAGTTACTTCTGCGAAAAATTTCCATAGTTTGTCATGCAAATTAGTATTTTTCGCAAGTATTCGTATCATTAACCATTCTTGCATCAATCTTACACTATGTTGATTGCTTtcggaaaaaattaaatcacatAATTTTTCTTGCAGTAGAACAACAAGCTCCTGCAAAAcaattatctaattaattactaaaaatAGAAATCCTAATCATATAtcagaaatagaaataaagagaaaagtagaaaataaaatatttgctttaatttatatctgatatttgacttttaacttaaaatttatgaaatttaacgTATAATGTTAAAAGGTTTAACTAGCAattagtgtgtgtgtgtgtgcacttACACACCTCATTCATACCTCATTCAAAATCGGTTCTAATATCAACAAAATTTGCATCAACCTGTGCTTCAATTTGTGTAAGTaagaatcattaaaatatcttttgtttttgtatttttcaagtatttcCAGTATAAGcgacataatttttattaaataatttaattccgGATAACTAATTATTCTGTGCAATACTACAGTTGCCTGTGCTCTAACTGCAGCATCATTGTTATAATTCCTGTTAATATAATAGATCAGTGTACAATATTTGtagttgtaaatattaataacaattgtataatattggcaattaataataactataaaacattgaaatattataacttgatatataaattgatataatattgataatccCCGCAAATGCTTACAATGCTAAAATATGTTTAGGATAATATTGTGCTAAATGTttagcaataaataaatgagcATGATTTTCAACTCTTTTATCACGTCGTAGTACAGGACCATGAAGAAGACAACTCAATAACGGTTTTTCTAGATGCATTAAATTAGATTCATTCAATCCGTTTAATTTAGAAAGTATTATCCTTTTAAATCTTGGTATATTATCTCCTTCTTCCGTTAATTGATCAATGTGCTGCAAAacaaaagtaaattataaGCATTTAATATTCAAAGTTCTGATTCCTCGTTATAGATATCTAACTTACTTCTGCAGTGACGTCTACAACATTAGGCAAAAGGAAGAAGTTGTCATTTATAATAACTCCCATAAGATTTTCTATCGCTAACCAGAaggtattatttttcttactgGCAAAGATACATCTCCAGCACaatgcgaaaatattttttaaagtttctGTATCATCTACACcggttataattttattatcaactaTTATAGTCAATATCGTTGCTATCTCAGAAATAATTTCCGTTCCCCCTAACTCTAAAAATTGCagcaaattatttaacaacATGGCAGTAGAAAGCCATGAATGCACTGGAGAATTTATAAGATATTGACGCATAAGTTTCGAAAGAAGCAAATAATACTCCGATGTAATTTTTCCTTTCAAATTTGTCGCATCGACGTCATTACTAATATTTGTCAGATTCGCCTGtacatttaacaaatattttgtataaaacgttTTTGCGGCTGGTGAAACCAATATGTCCTGTGTCAGGTGCAAGACATGTAGTCCGTATAAGTATTGCATACTCTGATCTTGTTGTATATTTTCCAGCAAACGTATGCTTTCGCTTTGCAATTTCTCTGTGTAACTAATTACGTCTTTCTGTGGCATGGATAAATTTGCATTAGCGATATGTGTGGAAATGATAATTATGTATCTCGTGTAATTTTCGTAGGTGAGATTTGTCGTCATCTTCTTCATatgcttaattaaaaatttgaaactgACGTGTATGTCTAACGACATCAAACACATCACGATGTCGGGCGGTTCGGTTACTCTTCTATTGGAGAGATTCATCAAATGCGATATAAATTCCACGACATTGATGCTCGAGTGCATATCAGCATAAGGTCTAACGTCAATGGCATTTAAAATGAACAGCCAATTGTTTAATGCTTTCATAGTAGGACACATTTTGGAGGAAAGTATAAGATCAGCGTCGTACAACAGATATATcattaatgcaaatgttctGGGATTTATTTGCAGATGACAAACATCTTcagatgttaaatattttgtacaaaCATCTTGCACGAAAGTTATTGCGTCTGTTTTTGCTAACACTTTTTGCAACCACATCGCGATATCATTCCAAGGAATTGTCCCTCTAACAAGACCTTCACCGGCAGGAAACGTAGCTACGGTATTAGCGAGCAACACTAAATTGTCTATCTTTTGCACGTATTTGGGAATTGCTCTTAAAAGCTCAATTTGCGAGGCCGTACGTAACACGTGGGAGTGCATGTTCAGATTTGTCTCCACTAAAGATTTAACGGCGTTCAATTCGTTTGCCTGCCAGTTGCCGTGTTGGATCTTCTCGTACGGAATTGTGCGTAACGTATGCATTACGTAAAATATCGCCACGGGGCCCCAGGCTGCTCGACTAActttatcgaaaaatttattaagcaaATTTCCTTTCGCTGCACATTTAAGAAACTCTGAAAGTTCTTTCACAATCTCTGGATATTCTTCATTAGGCTGACACTCATAAAGAAAGGTGTTGTTCAAAATACTCACAAATAATTCAAGAAACTTATCATTAAACACGTTGTCATCTAGTTTGCAAGCCTGGTATACGCCCCATTTTGCGACATTATTATTCTCATGCTGCAAAATTTTCTCGAAGACGCATTGCAACCATACGACGTTAAAACACTCGTTGCAGGATTTGTGCTCCCTGTTTGCCTTTACTAAGCTAGCTACGTGAGTTAAAGCTGGCGCTACCAAATGGTATTGCTTCTCTTCTAGCGCTTCGTACACCAGAAAGAATTTCTGCTTAACCGGCAAATTCATATCATcagatttattacaaataaacgGAGTAATTGGAGCTTTCGTTGATCCCAAGTTTTCTATGCAAACTTTATCTATCGAATCAATtgcttttttcattatatacaAAGCCTGCTTGCGATATTGTTGCAAGGACGACCGTAATCCCTCCAATATCAATAACCAGAATGTGCTTTTACTATAGATCTCATGGTGTATGTAAATTAAATCCATTGAGTGTGACGACGTAAAACATACGTCTGCCACAATACTTAAACTGGTGAGAGACTCTTTCAAATCACTTATCTCATTCAGAATGTAATCCCACAGTGGAAACAAGACACATTGCGGTGGGAAAGTCTTCGTTAATATGGGAAACATTGAAGCAAACAGTCTCCACTCAGCATCTTCCTTCACCTTCATCCAAGACTTTATCACCTCCACGTATATGGAACTGAGATTCTTCAATTCTTCTTCGTTACTCGTATCCTTGTGAAGAAATTGATGCAAGTGCAAGGATTCTAAAAAGTATTCCAGTATCTTCATGTACATAATTCTGGTATCGCTGCTCGTGGTATATGCACTGCTCGAGCTGAGAAAATCTTGCAAATGTCGTTTGATTGACTCAGCGTCACAGTAGAGCACCATTTGCAGAATGAAAGTGTCACGTAAGACTAAGATTTCTGAAGCACTTCGCAAATGTTGCACAGGAAAAATTGCTTCAATAGGGAAAAAATTGCTAGGAAAACAAATCTTCTCTGCATCAGGTATCGAGCATCTCTTTTCATCCTTCTTTTCAGTGGCATCATTAAATACAATTTGGTACTCGTGACATAACAGCATTCGACAAATCTCGAGTTTACTCATATCCAACTTTTCCTTAATTAGTTCACAATTGTAAACTCGTATTAAACGATGAAGCATAACAAACACATTCTCGACTTTATCACTTGCAGTTTGCAAAGCCGAAATATCTAGTGTTGAGAAGCGCAAATAACGATTATGTAGATCCATTGTGCccaatttaattgtttatattctatattaattttttggactgattaaatgtttcttattttttagaatagtGCAAGATACACATTAAACACTTGATACTTTCTTTCACCTGCaacatgtatttatgtattgcaaataaattaaagagatGAACTTATTATTACAGTCATGAAAATAAGTACTTCTTACtactttttatcaaatatgcGATTAATTATTCCAGAGATATGTTTTCATTCATGACAAATTCACTTTTTATTCTAACCAATAAAGTACACGTTACTCATATGATTGAGAGGTTAAGATAGCAAAATACAAAAACGTATAATCACTTGAATATATCTATCTACatatcttatttaataatgtctttatattataaaatgatatacgcgattcactttttttattttaaactgacaattcgaaattattttaagttaGAAGAGCACTTGTAAACATATCATTCCGAAAACACTTATATACGCATGCCCATGGCCATCAGGCGCGACtgacaaaattgaaaataattaaaatagatcTGTTCTTTGCAATAATTGCAATTGCATCACAGCTGGTTTAAAGCTTTATTTCCATTTGATGATAAAGATTTTGCAAACGTGATTAGTCGAAgtccaaaaaatataaaaataaaaagacaatcatcatattttaaagaatttaacgATGTCGATTTTCGTGCTCGATTTCAgttatttaaagaataatctGTTACTGCAGTGCGAACAGATCCAGCAGGAAATTTCTCATAAAACGAAACAGTaacataacatttttataacgtataaaaatcaattgtaAGAAATTcacaatgaaattaataatataaaataattgtgattattattattaacatttattattatttaatggtCACGTAGATAATATATGTTCAATTGAACTCGAATTTGTGGAATTGGGCCTGAATGAATATTTTCCTCGAAACTTTGCGCGCCataatgcaaaaaatattgAGTAGGTAATAGTTCTCTGCGCGATAATAAGATGGCGCGTCAAGTATCACGTATTTTTGAATAGTGCAAGCTGGCCGGATGGCGATGCCAAGGccctctttttttatacaataaaaaaaaaataaatagtgcaATTTTTGAATACGTTGTCTCTGGTGAAATTTTGCTAttgcttatttattattactaaaacttatgataaacaattttaacatttgaataaaattgatattttaaatttacgttAATTGCCTAATATTAAGTTATGTGAACAAGACCACTTGCAAGCTTAATTGAATGATCGCACGGTTATCATTAGTTCCGCTAGCAAATTGTAATAACTTTTCCGATTATTACGCTGTTGTTACGGAATTCTTGTCAAATTGTGTAGCAACATAATTATACAACAGTGCTACATTCAGCTGAAATCTTTGCTAAATGCCGAGACACTGGAAGATACAAGAAAAGATGTGGAGAAATGCATTGCATCAAAActcaattttgaaatatattggaACGCCGAGAGAAAAAAgtcaattataaaattctttgtaccatcttttatttgcaattttaattaaacgaagTCCGACGAAACTATTTAATGATGTAATCATAAGATAACCTCTCCTCTATCTCGTTTCTTTAGATCATAATCGAAATCTTACACACGTGAAGAGAGATAAGCACTGCTAGCAAAAAACTACAGATAAAATCGTCATCGGAGAAACTGGGCGCCGATCCAACGTGTCGCAATATATGACGATATATTCCTACAACGAGCGAATAATGTTGCAACGCACGGCAcgtataaaatgcaaataaaaaaaggaactgccggttttattaaaaaatccaCAACTTTTTTTACGCTGTTCTGTCGGGAACGATTTATTTACTTCATTTCGCTCGGACGCGTTCACACATTTTCGCGCGCACGAATATATCTCGTATATGTGCGTCTTTTTTTCGTATCGTATTCTTTATCGAGAGGTCTTATACCCCTCGATAATTTAATGACAAAATTCGctattttattcgatattttattcagtATTTTACTcggtattttatatacatttgacGACATTCGTCGCTTCTCCGAGTTACAGGATACGACTTGTCGTATATCTTAGAGTATCGATATTATAAACCTGTATAACGATAACGACATCGTCGTTATGAAGTTAGAGAATAGATATACAGAAATCAATCGTTGAATCCGTTAATTATATGCATCCGAGACGCGCGATGAGACATGCATGTCACGCATCGTCTGACGAATCGTTCATAGGTCCCAGACTTCCGAGTATGTACCTACTGCCGTGTGGCGATCGTCCAAGGACGAGCGATCACTCGTCAATATCGTGCACCACGTGTGGAAGCGATACTTAACGgcggaaaatttatgtacatTTTCGAGAGAGAGGAAGTGAGAGGGACACGTACATCTCATGAATATCTTAATTATCACTAGACCTCTTCATTAGCCTCTTATGAAAGGTCTGTCGGGGGGAATGGCAAAACAACACACAATGACCAGTCGACATGATTTGATAtcgaaataattcaataatgcAAAGGTATGCAACGCCGAGCAATAACAAACGGCCGGTGCCTGTCGACGCGTCGCTCGATGCGACTCTCGCATTCGAGGTTAACTATGGAGACTCCGCGTCTCGCTGATATATATTAGGTTAGAGTTACCGCACGAACGAAGAAAGAGAGTTCCTCCGACTTTTATTTCGCGCATACACTCCTGGCTTCCGTAAACTGCAGTACTGCACCCGCATAGAGCGGAGGTGAAACGTCGGTCGTCACCGTGAcgtcacgcgcgcgtgcgcggcGGCGCACGTCGCATCAGTCTCGTGCATCAGCTGGTCGCGACTCGCTCGCGGGAACCGCGTGCCAACCGCGGTGGAGTTTGGCGGAAATTCGCGGTACGTTACACGAGGCACGTGAGCGAGCAAAACGAACGATGAACGACGGCGATAAGCACGGTGCCCTGTTATAGCGGGTGGTTTTTTCCCCGTTTAGATAACTGCGTTCGATAACCCGTCGGCGAAAGCGCAACCGTCGCGTCCCGTCAAAGCGATAGAGCGTGGCTCTCGATACGGCGTCGACTCTCGCGAGTAACTCGACGCGAAATTCGTTCAAGGACGACAACTGAGGGCAACTGCAATTTAATGAAGGAAACGAGAATCTCGTGAAcgttttctctcttgttctcgattcttcctctctctctctctctctctctctctctctctctccgtctcggCGTCTCTCGCACGTCCTACATACGCTTTTATAAGGTTCATCTGTCACGCGCGCGTGATCTGTGATACCCGCCGAGACGAGGGTGACAGTGCCGCGATAAGAGTCGGTTCTCTCTCGAACGGTGCGTCAGTGCCGTGGTTCTCGCGATTCTCGCCCACGCAGCCAAGTTATCGCCGCTGTCTGTCGAACCGGACCCGCTGAGTGTGCTCGAGAGAGATAATCCAATCGCGTCGTCCGCTCGCTCGACTCTTTGCGGCCCTTGCGACAGGATGTCAGCCAATAATCTCAGCGAAATCGAGCCGTTCAATAAGACGCCTATGGAGCAAGAATCCTGCCAAGGTAGACACGCTCGGAAATTTCAACGTGAAGCGATTTCTCGTTACAGCTACGATAACGTTATCGCGCACACCGATCGGGAAGGATCGCTCGATAAGCCGGCGATGGTCAAGTTATTGACTCACTTATCGTGAACTGACACACCGGTTATCCACGGAAACGTTCCAATTAAAATCTATGAAAATTTGAATGCAATACTGTTACAGTTGATTGATCGACCGTGCAAACTTTTATCTTGCAGTTAGATATTATGAATTCatatttcgttattttctATAATCGTATTTTAACCAATGATTAGTGAGAGACTTATTCTTATTACCGACTATTAACAAAGATTTGTGATGAAAAATTTGATCAACTGATTTTTTACGTGAAATCTACATAAACATTTATACTTTAAAGTAATcaggaattatttttatatatgattctatttttatatctatggTTCTTAGTAAAAGTGACGATGTAAAAGATGCAATAACGAGTTTATTTCTTTCCATAAAGATCACGATGATCACGTAATCATAGAAGGAAATCTAAAGATCAATGCCGACATCAATACGGAGATTGAAACAGCAACTCATGCGGAACCTTTGACCCCGGAAGAAATTCGATGGTTTTACAAAGACGGTGTCGACAAAAGGTGGAACGAATTCTGCGGATATGACAGCCTAAGAATCGAAAAGATTTATCAAGAACGTCAATGTTTACTCGGCCAAAGTAACAATGAGACGAACAATCTGCCGCCTGCTGAGAAAATCGTGGTCAGAGGAGGCATGTACGACGTTGAGATTGACAACATGAAATGTGTCTCAATTTATTGGCCAGGTAAATATCACGCGATTCTTTTACTTTTGTTTATATTACACTTCATGGTCCATATTCAGGACGCATTTACAACGATAGAAACGCCTCTTAAAAGTGGCTCTAAAATCACCTGATTGGCTGAGAAGCCACATTGAAggcgcttttatttttttataagtgcgttctgaatatttatatttattagttaatattatttccattttgtGTATTGTTTTTCGtttgttttaattgtattgttctttattatttacatgactgcatatatgcatatcaattgtaattatttctcaaatcAACATTAACACGAgttaacgattaatataatCAGTTTAAACGGCAGTTTGGATTTCTGTATATTCGTCGCGATCGTATGTAGTGTGCGTCTTTATACTGCAGAGATTACTTTGTCCTTGAAGTTATTATAGCCAATTCATATTGACTGCGTGCCTATTATGACTCGTAGCATGTGCAAAGAAACAACAGAAACATAATACAAGCAACAGATTTTATCACTGCAACAAAGAATCTGTTAAGAATATTATGAACAACTGTATTAATTATGCTTGAAACAACAATTTATTGTGACCGATCTGGCAATACACTGGTGAAAACACAGGACGTTAtttcacttgaaaaggaccacaATTGATGGTCGAACGTCGTGTGTTTTCACCAGTGTATTGCCAGATCGGTCACAATAAATTGTTGTTTCAAGTATATAAACAACTGGCAAATTTACTCCAttcattaatttgtattaattatgttgtgcatatgattttattattttaactgtTAGTAACACTATATAGTAATGTTAATGGAAATGTAGCTTGCTCTAGCATAAGAATTATCACGCTTACGCGTTATTATCTATGTGAATATTTGCTAAAGGCGAAGAATGGGAAATCATGAGGGGTACGTGGTATTACGATAACAGTTGGATACCTTTGGAAACGGAACATTCCAAAGTGATAGAAGAGATTCATCTTAAGTTATTCCAAAAGGAAGACAACAATCAAAGTAGCTCTACGTGTGATACAAATGCGCCGCAGTCTTGCAAAGGTGAGtttctttcatttaattttgtcCCCGAAATTTCTATATAaagatttctttattattctgttctaattataatttatattccatATAAATGTCTATATTTCTACATAAtactttcaatattaaatactttGTACCACtctgttttattattctcatgcttttttttagtattacATACCGAACAATTCCCGGAATTTCACGTTGATTGGCACTCGATTAGTGACATGACGTTGTATAGCGAATACACACCCACGAAATTAATGCGTagtgtcacatcaaaactGGGTTTCGCTAAAAGTGAGTAcatagataattaaattaattaattaattaaagcgagtacgtagataaataattaaacaagatataaaaatgttaaaactgTATTTTCGCACATCGTGACATGGATATatcctcttctcttttcttttaaattttcataagtTTTTCCTTTATAAATTTGCAGCAACAGGCTACCGATTGAGAAGGAGCTACAAAGCACTTGCGAGTATGGAAGACAAACCGCGCGATATCGATCACATTGTATTTGTTGTTCATGGTATAGGACAAAAAAGAGATACAGGAAAAATTATACGTAATACTACATGGTATGAAAATAGCACGGTTACCTtgcacaaaatataataacaatatttttcttggcGTAACCGCTTACGCCGCTTACATGTAAACATTAACGAAACGACAGTTTCAGAGACTGCGTGGATTGGCTTAAGCAGAAATATTTCCCGAATTCCAAACATAGAGTGGAATTCTTTGCAGTCGAATGGCGGTCATCATTAAAGCTGGACGGAGGTAAACAATCTCGCGGGAGAAATATGATATTAGATAACGTTAAATTCAGCGAAGGTGTGATTTTCTTTCAGACATAGTGGAAGCCATTACGCCTTATAGTGTACTGAGTATACGTCACCTGCTGAATACATCAGCgatggatattttatattatacaagtcCGCTCTATGGCGCTGAGGTCAGAGCCGGCTTACAAAAGGAGTTGAACAGACTGTACTTCATGTTCGCGAGTCGGCATCCTGGTTGGCAAGGGAAGGTATCAATCTTGGCGCATTCCCTGGGCTGCGTGATCGTCTATGACATAGTTACCGGTTGGATGGGACCTGATACACGACTCCCGTCCCCGCAGGCACAAGAGATCTTATTGCAGGGGCTACAGTTTCCCGTAAGTTCGACTTcctgaaaacaaaaaaatgagTGAAATTGAGGAAAAAACTAGAGAAAATATTActcaaatatgtaatattaagaTAAGCTTGTATCACGAACGTCTCCTGACACAGATTGAAAACCTATTTTGCCTGGGTTCGCCGCTGTCGGTATTCCTAGCgttacgcacacgcacgccaTCCAATAGATTAGATGTGATGCCGCAAGGCTTGTGCAAGAGATTCTACAATATATTTCACTGGTCTGATCCAGTGGCTTACCGAATGGAGCCACTGCTGGAAAGGGGCTACAGTAAAATCGAGCCGGTTCTCATACCGCCATATGGAGGCGTTGACGGCCAGCAGATGCCGCAGTCGCCCTCGTTAAGTAACGTCGATCCAACTCTACCGCCTACAGGTACTTCATTTTTTTGTCCAAAATCAAATGAAGCATATCTATAGATGATAAAACATTCTTATCGACatcataaatgaaaattaggATAATTGTTGAATCTCGATATGTATAAATGAACACACAAAATTGGCACAGATAAATTCAATGCGCTTATTCTAGCGGAAGTGGCTAATTgagaattgtttaaaaatatgagGATTTTGAGTTAAGGATATCTGAAATAATGTGCTTATATATCGATAGAAAACGATGATAAAGATGATAAAGATGATAAAGATGATAAAGATGATAGTCCGGGGGATGCACCGAACCGTAATGCGGAGAAGGGATGGAGTCTTTGGGATCTAGTGCGAGGTGGTTGGAATGTTAGAGAAGGTCCGTCTTCGCCGACGCCTGACTCAAATCCACCAATCCGTCCAGGTCAAGGTATCGAAATATCAGTATATCCGAATTCTCTTTATATCTTGCACACGAGTTACTTATAAATCTTTTGTTTCACTAGAATTAGCGCAACGATTGGATTACGTGCTACGCGCAATCGGCTTAGgaagaaattatttgtatacGGTGGCAGCGCACACGGCATATTGGAGCAACTACGACGTCGCTTATTTCGTATTAACGCGGCTCTTCCCAACACTGGAAACGTGATGGCGGTTGAAACGTTTCAACGCGGAAACTA encodes the following:
- the LOC105277805 gene encoding uncharacterized protein LOC105277805; this encodes MDLHNRYLRFSTLDISALQTASDKVENVFVMLHRLIRVYNCELIKEKLDMSKLEICRMLLCHEYQIVFNDATEKKDEKRCSIPDAEKICFPSNFFPIEAIFPVQHLRSASEILVLRDTFILQMVLYCDAESIKRHLQDFLSSSSAYTTSSDTRIMYMKILEYFLESLHLHQFLHKDTSNEEELKNLSSIYVEVIKSWMKVKEDAEWRLFASMFPILTKTFPPQCVLFPLWDYILNEISDLKESLTSLSIVADVCFTSSHSMDLIYIHHEIYSKSTFWLLILEGLRSSLQQYRKQALYIMKKAIDSIDKVCIENLGSTKAPITPFICNKSDDMNLPVKQKFFLVYEALEEKQYHLVAPALTHVASLVKANREHKSCNECFNVVWLQCVFEKILQHENNNVAKWGVYQACKLDDNVFNDKFLELFVSILNNTFLYECQPNEEYPEIVKELSEFLKCAAKGNLLNKFFDKVSRAAWGPVAIFYVMHTLRTIPYEKIQHGNWQANELNAVKSLVETNLNMHSHVLRTASQIELLRAIPKYVQKIDNLVLLANTVATFPAGEGLVRGTIPWNDIAMWLQKVLAKTDAITFVQDVCTKYLTSEDVCHLQINPRTFALMIYLLYDADLILSSKMCPTMKALNNWLFILNAIDVRPYADMHSSINVVEFISHLMNLSNRRVTEPPDIVMCLMSLDIHVSFKFLIKHMKKMTTNLTYENYTRYIIIISTHIANANLSMPQKDVISYTEKLQSESIRLLENIQQDQSMQYLYGLHVLHLTQDILVSPAAKTFYTKYLLNVQANLTNISNDVDATNLKGKITSEYYLLLSKLMRQYLINSPVHSWLSTAMLLNNLLQFLELGGTEIISEIATILTIIVDNKIITGVDDTETLKNIFALCWRCIFASKKNNTFWLAIENLMGVIINDNFFLLPNVVDVTAEHIDQLTEEGDNIPRFKRIILSKLNGLNESNLMHLEKPLLSCLLHGPVLRRDKRVENHAHLFIAKHLAQYYPKHILALNYNNDAAVRAQATVVLHRIISYPELNYLIKIMSLILEILEKYKNKRYFNDSYLHKLKHRLMQILLILEPILNEELVVLLQEKLCDLIFSESNQHSVRLMQEWLMIRILAKNTNLHDKLWKFFAESIEKRPGCTISVASIIYHVARLLSSNSQQVFIRAALPYIAQCCLGQQYNMRLYNQFILVQLYELIKADGDHIISEYNGIYQAAVASLQQGSLTKNSIRIQDDFYFSSFHAINNYSLQTIFFELPRLTNVSCDEWITPNLFEAFTFERNNNHPLQLYNIDSFLSETKVSIYLTKPLAGDTDPLANNIETYLEGLHDIQKKIDPSKITVSLYNEIFEEIKESICQQQSQLYEKSLIVVASFVSRPPNLGGIARTCEIFGVKTLVVANLDCIKDKEFQCLSVSAEKWINMLQVKPHELQEYLLEKKNAGWSLIGVEQTANSVNLVETKFMEKTVLVLGNEKDGIPANFVPLFDACVEIPQVGVIRSLNVHVTAAICIWQYASQHTLK
- the LOC105277799 gene encoding phospholipase DDHD1; amino-acid sequence: MSANNLSEIEPFNKTPMEQESCQDHDDHVIIEGNLKINADINTEIETATHAEPLTPEEIRWFYKDGVDKRWNEFCGYDSLRIEKIYQERQCLLGQSNNETNNLPPAEKIVVRGGMYDVEIDNMKCVSIYWPGEEWEIMRGTWYYDNSWIPLETEHSKVIEEIHLKLFQKEDNNQSSSTCDTNAPQSCKVLHTEQFPEFHVDWHSISDMTLYSEYTPTKLMRSVTSKLGFAKTTGYRLRRSYKALASMEDKPRDIDHIVFVVHGIGQKRDTGKIIRNTTCFRDCVDWLKQKYFPNSKHRVEFFAVEWRSSLKLDGDIVEAITPYSVLSIRHLLNTSAMDILYYTSPLYGAEVRAGLQKELNRLYFMFASRHPGWQGKVSILAHSLGCVIVYDIVTGWMGPDTRLPSPQAQEILLQGLQFPIENLFCLGSPLSVFLALRTRTPSNRLDVMPQGLCKRFYNIFHWSDPVAYRMEPLLERGYSKIEPVLIPPYGGVDGQQMPQSPSLSNVDPTLPPTENDDKDDKDDKDDKDDSPGDAPNRNAEKGWSLWDLVRGGWNVREGPSSPTPDSNPPIRPGQELAQRLDYVLRAIGLGRNYLYTVAAHTAYWSNYDVAYFVLTRLFPTLET